The following coding sequences lie in one Nycticebus coucang isolate mNycCou1 chromosome 18, mNycCou1.pri, whole genome shotgun sequence genomic window:
- the GGT6 gene encoding glutathione hydrolase 6 isoform X2, giving the protein MDPTIGPVRYQKLLMWETSLEMEEEEEEEETSEPLVPNPWRLQDSSGNKSCGLPGAWPRLAAALLLLAIGGSLAVWQLQTKGGWTGNLGSVAPPPNRHSHSPGIYHHGAIISPAGATFWGLFYNSSSGNSTALTSGPAQTLASSLALPTALPTLHLIHAHFGRLPWPRLLVGPTALAQEGFLVDTPLAKALAAQGTEGLCPLFCHADGSPLGHGARATNPKLAAVLHKAALASTSDLPGDALLSLLVRDLGVEAPSARPSPTLKPAMQLHVPQGILFTTPSPSAGPELLAQLETTLVSGAPSPDPCPPFLQTATAPASSILATVDNSGSMLLLTSSLNSSFGSGHLSPSTGVLLSNWVAGSATSTWACPLIFHAGPDDTEAEMLGWVASGTPDVARAITCALVSHLAGPQSQAQQEPTESPRACGQGILLRVSAHAEHAHVSSVPSGCSPFQGF; this is encoded by the exons ATGGACCCCACAATAGGGCCTGTGCGCTATCAGAAGCTACTAATGTGGGAGACAAGCctggagatggaggaggaggaggaggaagaggagacatCAGAGCCACTGGTTCCCAACCCCTGGAGGCTGCAGGACTCTTCTGG AAACAAGTCCTGTGGACTGCCCGGGGCCTGGCCCCGACTAGCAGCTGCCCTGCTGCTGCTGGCCATTGGCGGCTCCCTGGCTGTGTGGCAACTCCAAACTAAGGGCGGCTGGACAGGAAACTTGGGCTCTGTGGCCCCTCCCCCCAACAGACACTCCCACAGCCCTGGCATATACCACCATGGCGCCATCATCAGCCCTGCAG GTGCCACATTCTGGGGCCTCTTCTACAACAGCTCCTCAGGCAACTCGACTGCCCTGACGTCAGGCCCAGCGCAGACCCTGGCCTCCAGCCTTGCCCTACCTACAGCTCTACCCACCCTGCACTTGATACATGCACACTTTGGCCGCCTGCCCTGGCCACGGCTGCTGGTGGGCCCCACTGCATTGGCTCAAGAGGGCTTCCTAGTGGACACACCCCTAGCAAAGGCTCTGGCAGCTCAGGGCACAGAAGGCCTCTGCCCACTGTTTTGCCATGCTGATGGGTCACCCCTGGGCCACGGGGCCCGAGCCACCAACCCAAAACTGGCAGCTGTGCTACACAAGGCAGCACTCGCCTCCACCTCAGACCTTCCTGGGGATGCCCTGCTGAGTCTGCTGGTCAGAGATCTGGGAGTGGAGGCACCCTCCGCTAGGCCCAGCCCTACCTTGAAGCCAGCAATGCAGCTACATGTGCCCCAGGGCATCCTGTTCACCACCCCTAGCCCCTCGGCTGGCCCAGAACTGCTGGCACAGCTGGAGACAACCTTAGTCTCTGGGGCACCTAGCCCTGATCCCTGCCCACCATTCCTGCAAACTGCCACAGCCCCTGCCAGCAGCATCCTGGCCACCGTGGACAACAGCGGCTCCATGCTCCTTCTCACCTCCTCACTCAACAGCTCCTTTGGCTCTGGACACCTGTCCCCAAGCACTGGGGTTCTGCTTAGCAACTGGGTGGCTGGGTCTGCAACTAGCACGTGGGCCTGCCCGCTCATCTTCCATGCTGGCCCAGATGACACCGAGGCTGAAATGTTGGGGTGGGTGGCTTCAGGGACCCCTGATGTGGCCAGAGCCATAACTTGCGCCTTAGTCAGCCATCTGGCTGGGCCCCAGAGccaagcccagcaagaaccaaCAGAGAGTCCTAGAGCTTGCGGCCAAGGAATCTTGCTCCGGGTGTCAGCCCATGCAGAGCATGCCCATGTCTCCAGTGTCCCCAGTGGCTGCAGCCCCTTTCAGGGGTTCTAA
- the GGT6 gene encoding glutathione hydrolase 6 isoform X1, giving the protein MDPTIGPVRYQKLLMWETSLEMEEEEEEEETSEPLVPNPWRLQDSSGNKSCGLPGAWPRLAAALLLLAIGGSLAVWQLQTKGGWTGNLGSVAPPPNRHSHSPGIYHHGAIISPAATCSDLGRELLVAGGNVVDAGVGAALCLAVVHPHATGLGATFWGLFYNSSSGNSTALTSGPAQTLASSLALPTALPTLHLIHAHFGRLPWPRLLVGPTALAQEGFLVDTPLAKALAAQGTEGLCPLFCHADGSPLGHGARATNPKLAAVLHKAALASTSDLPGDALLSLLVRDLGVEAPSARPSPTLKPAMQLHVPQGILFTTPSPSAGPELLAQLETTLVSGAPSPDPCPPFLQTATAPASSILATVDNSGSMLLLTSSLNSSFGSGHLSPSTGVLLSNWVAGSATSTWACPLIFHAGPDDTEAEMLGWVASGTPDVARAITCALVSHLAGPQSQAQQEPTESPRACGQGILLRVSAHAEHAHVSSVPSGCSPFQGF; this is encoded by the exons ATGGACCCCACAATAGGGCCTGTGCGCTATCAGAAGCTACTAATGTGGGAGACAAGCctggagatggaggaggaggaggaggaagaggagacatCAGAGCCACTGGTTCCCAACCCCTGGAGGCTGCAGGACTCTTCTGG AAACAAGTCCTGTGGACTGCCCGGGGCCTGGCCCCGACTAGCAGCTGCCCTGCTGCTGCTGGCCATTGGCGGCTCCCTGGCTGTGTGGCAACTCCAAACTAAGGGCGGCTGGACAGGAAACTTGGGCTCTGTGGCCCCTCCCCCCAACAGACACTCCCACAGCCCTGGCATATACCACCATGGCGCCATCATCAGCCCTGCAG CCACATGCTCTGACCTGGGACGAGAGCTGCTTGTTGCTGGGGGCAATGTCGTGGACGCTGGCGTTGGAGCCGCTCTGTGCCTGGCAGTGGTGCATCCTCATGCCACAGGGCTAG GTGCCACATTCTGGGGCCTCTTCTACAACAGCTCCTCAGGCAACTCGACTGCCCTGACGTCAGGCCCAGCGCAGACCCTGGCCTCCAGCCTTGCCCTACCTACAGCTCTACCCACCCTGCACTTGATACATGCACACTTTGGCCGCCTGCCCTGGCCACGGCTGCTGGTGGGCCCCACTGCATTGGCTCAAGAGGGCTTCCTAGTGGACACACCCCTAGCAAAGGCTCTGGCAGCTCAGGGCACAGAAGGCCTCTGCCCACTGTTTTGCCATGCTGATGGGTCACCCCTGGGCCACGGGGCCCGAGCCACCAACCCAAAACTGGCAGCTGTGCTACACAAGGCAGCACTCGCCTCCACCTCAGACCTTCCTGGGGATGCCCTGCTGAGTCTGCTGGTCAGAGATCTGGGAGTGGAGGCACCCTCCGCTAGGCCCAGCCCTACCTTGAAGCCAGCAATGCAGCTACATGTGCCCCAGGGCATCCTGTTCACCACCCCTAGCCCCTCGGCTGGCCCAGAACTGCTGGCACAGCTGGAGACAACCTTAGTCTCTGGGGCACCTAGCCCTGATCCCTGCCCACCATTCCTGCAAACTGCCACAGCCCCTGCCAGCAGCATCCTGGCCACCGTGGACAACAGCGGCTCCATGCTCCTTCTCACCTCCTCACTCAACAGCTCCTTTGGCTCTGGACACCTGTCCCCAAGCACTGGGGTTCTGCTTAGCAACTGGGTGGCTGGGTCTGCAACTAGCACGTGGGCCTGCCCGCTCATCTTCCATGCTGGCCCAGATGACACCGAGGCTGAAATGTTGGGGTGGGTGGCTTCAGGGACCCCTGATGTGGCCAGAGCCATAACTTGCGCCTTAGTCAGCCATCTGGCTGGGCCCCAGAGccaagcccagcaagaaccaaCAGAGAGTCCTAGAGCTTGCGGCCAAGGAATCTTGCTCCGGGTGTCAGCCCATGCAGAGCATGCCCATGTCTCCAGTGTCCCCAGTGGCTGCAGCCCCTTTCAGGGGTTCTAA